The following are from one region of the Nostoc cf. commune SO-36 genome:
- a CDS encoding response regulator: MIQWKSNHTGFTETIVSGSNPISTVKSIGSNHAVGSQNAEDYSLGLSQEDLMLEDDQAVSSWIKADVSCANDSLVSRTLQAKGSKVNGFDLDPPKVLVVDDHAASRMTAVALLGMEGYEVIEADSGSIVVGLVTQKQPDLILLDVMMPGMDGFEVCQLLKQDEQTRLIPVIFITALNDRRSRIRGIEVGADDFLTKPFDRVELAARVKSLVRQKRLNEDLDHAEQVLFSIAMSIESRDPNTGNHCQRLVKLGQFFGEYLSLSRYQIRDLMWGGYLHDIGKVGIPDAVLLKKGKLTPQDWQIMQQHVLIGEKICQPLRSMRGVIPIIRHHHERWDGSGYPDKLKGDDIPYLAQIFQLIDIYDALTSERPYKRAFTSTEALLVMQEETDGGWRSPKLMQQFTEFISSGDRNFRE; the protein is encoded by the coding sequence GTGATTCAATGGAAATCCAACCATACAGGCTTTACAGAAACAATTGTTAGTGGGTCAAACCCCATTAGCACAGTGAAGAGTATTGGTTCAAATCATGCCGTAGGATCGCAGAATGCGGAGGATTATTCTTTAGGCTTATCTCAAGAAGACCTTATGCTTGAAGATGACCAAGCAGTGTCTTCTTGGATAAAAGCTGATGTTAGTTGTGCTAATGATTCATTGGTCTCTAGAACACTACAAGCTAAAGGTTCTAAAGTGAATGGGTTTGATTTAGATCCACCGAAGGTTTTAGTCGTTGACGATCATGCCGCCAGTCGCATGACTGCTGTTGCCCTCCTGGGGATGGAAGGATACGAAGTAATTGAGGCGGACAGTGGTTCTATTGTTGTGGGATTAGTAACACAAAAACAACCAGATTTGATTTTGCTGGATGTAATGATGCCGGGAATGGATGGATTTGAAGTGTGCCAATTGCTCAAACAGGATGAGCAGACTAGGCTAATTCCAGTAATTTTTATTACCGCATTAAATGATAGGCGATCGCGCATCCGGGGAATTGAAGTTGGGGCAGATGATTTTCTCACCAAACCCTTTGATCGTGTGGAACTGGCGGCGCGTGTAAAATCTTTGGTGCGGCAGAAGCGTCTGAACGAAGATTTAGACCATGCCGAACAAGTACTCTTTTCCATTGCCATGTCGATTGAAAGTCGCGATCCCAATACAGGCAACCATTGTCAACGCCTAGTAAAACTGGGACAATTTTTTGGTGAATACCTCAGCCTCTCACGCTACCAAATTCGAGATTTGATGTGGGGTGGTTATCTCCACGATATCGGTAAGGTGGGTATTCCCGATGCAGTGTTGCTGAAAAAAGGCAAACTTACCCCCCAAGATTGGCAGATTATGCAGCAGCACGTTCTGATTGGGGAAAAAATCTGCCAGCCACTACGCAGTATGCGGGGTGTTATTCCAATTATTCGTCATCACCATGAACGCTGGGATGGTTCAGGCTACCCTGATAAGCTCAAGGGGGATGATATTCCCTACTTGGCGCAAATATTTCAGTTGATTGATATTTATGATGCTCTGACTAGCGAACGGCCTTACAAAAGAGCTTTTACTTCAACAGAAGCACTTTTAGTGATGCAAGAAGAAACCGATGGCGGTTGGCGTAGTCCCAAACTAATGCAGCAATTCACAGAGTTTATTAGCTCCGGTGATAGAAATTTTAGGGAGTAG
- a CDS encoding YqiA/YcfP family alpha/beta fold hydrolase, protein MLTQYIYLHGFASSPNSTKAQNIGDRFAQIQTKLKIPDLNAGDFSKLTITRQITQVAAEFSNDYTSVTLIGSSLGGLTSAYLGQQYLQVQRLVMLAPAFGFLSHWLPKLGNEEIKRWQQEKYIMVYHYGEERAIPLSYDFVTDAVQYQEELLQRPIPTLILHGKKDEVIPIEASRDFARSRPWVELVELESDHALDNVMEEIWQAIRLFCQLP, encoded by the coding sequence ATGCTTACTCAGTATATCTACTTGCACGGTTTTGCTTCTAGCCCTAATTCTACCAAAGCGCAGAATATAGGCGATCGCTTTGCCCAAATTCAGACAAAGCTAAAAATTCCCGATTTGAATGCTGGCGATTTTTCTAAATTGACAATCACTCGCCAAATTACTCAAGTTGCCGCAGAATTCAGCAACGATTATACCTCAGTAACGCTCATTGGCTCAAGTTTGGGCGGTTTAACCTCTGCCTACTTGGGTCAGCAATATTTACAAGTACAACGTCTTGTGATGCTAGCACCAGCTTTTGGGTTTTTATCCCATTGGTTGCCCAAGCTAGGCAATGAAGAAATAAAGCGTTGGCAGCAAGAAAAATATATCATGGTCTACCACTATGGGGAGGAGCGAGCAATTCCTTTAAGCTACGATTTCGTTACAGATGCTGTTCAATACCAAGAAGAGCTTTTGCAACGTCCTATCCCCACTCTGATTTTGCATGGAAAAAAAGATGAAGTTATTCCCATCGAAGCTAGTCGTGACTTTGCGCGATCGCGTCCTTGGGTGGAGTTAGTCGAACTCGAAAGTGACCACGCCTTAGATAATGTTATGGAAGAAATTTGGCAGGCAATTCGCCTCTTTTGCCAATTACCTTGA
- a CDS encoding histidinol-phosphate transaminase yields MLPFIRSDLAQFTAYKPHPSSDTADSVPIELDRLDTNESPYDLPPELKEKLAWTYQQVIETNRYPDGGHQTLKDAIAEYVNESATLSSSLFTAANISVGNGSDELIRSLLIATCLGGEGSILVANPTFSMYGILARTLGIPVVAVGRNETNFEIDLKAAQSAIEETQDPPIRVVFVVHPNSPTANSLTAAELAWLRSLPEHILVVIDEAYFEFSQTTLVGELAQYPNWVILRTFSKAFRLASLRIGYCVAHPEAIAILEKVRLPYNLPSFSIAAALIALQNRILLLESISQTLSERAKLIEILSQQPELQITASVTNFIYLRLQPNGLNSQDTALKAIHHELRTRGTLVRHISGGLRITVGTIQENTRTVNRLKAALANLES; encoded by the coding sequence ATGCTTCCCTTCATCCGGTCAGATTTAGCACAATTCACAGCTTATAAACCTCATCCCAGCAGCGATACAGCCGATTCTGTCCCCATAGAGTTAGATCGGTTAGATACAAATGAAAGCCCTTATGATTTGCCACCTGAGTTAAAAGAGAAGCTGGCATGGACATATCAACAAGTAATTGAAACAAATCGTTATCCCGATGGCGGACATCAAACACTTAAAGATGCGATCGCTGAATACGTCAATGAGTCAGCCACCCTCTCGTCATCTTTATTTACTGCTGCCAATATTTCTGTTGGCAATGGTTCAGATGAACTAATCCGATCTTTATTAATCGCCACCTGTCTAGGAGGCGAAGGTTCAATTCTTGTTGCCAATCCCACTTTCTCTATGTACGGGATTTTGGCACGAACTTTGGGCATTCCTGTAGTGGCAGTGGGTAGAAATGAAACCAATTTTGAAATTGACTTAAAAGCCGCACAGTCTGCCATCGAAGAAACTCAAGATCCTCCTATTCGCGTAGTTTTCGTAGTGCATCCCAATTCGCCGACTGCCAACAGCTTAACTGCGGCAGAGTTGGCATGGTTAAGAAGTTTGCCAGAGCATATTTTGGTAGTAATTGATGAAGCTTATTTTGAATTCAGTCAAACTACTTTAGTAGGGGAATTAGCACAGTATCCCAATTGGGTGATATTACGTACTTTTTCTAAAGCCTTCCGGTTGGCATCTCTCCGTATTGGTTATTGCGTTGCTCATCCCGAAGCGATCGCCATTTTAGAAAAAGTTCGCTTACCTTATAATCTTCCCAGCTTTTCCATAGCAGCAGCATTAATTGCTTTACAAAACCGCATACTCTTGCTAGAGTCAATTTCCCAAACCCTGAGTGAACGAGCCAAACTCATCGAAATTTTATCCCAGCAACCAGAACTACAAATTACCGCAAGTGTTACCAACTTTATTTACCTGCGTCTTCAACCAAATGGCTTAAATTCACAAGACACTGCATTAAAAGCTATTCACCATGAGCTTAGGACACGCGGCACACTTGTGCGACACATTAGCGGAGGATTACGAATTACTGTCGGGACGATACAGGAAAACACACGTACCGTAAATCGACTAAAAGCTGCTTTGGCAAATTTAGAATCTTAA
- a CDS encoding GNAT family N-acetyltransferase, whose amino-acid sequence MKYRFFHLYQQQPIDPASYQFQIRKATPADLIDVAQIITESFHSHNGIWGWAFPLLRLGIYEDLRHRMASPVPRHVCLVAFEATTGDAHNLVGSVELGVRYSDSWGRVGAGFPYLSNLAVHPKYRRNGVASELLTSCEKVSKEWGFQDLYLHVLESNHQARQLYFKLGYRVHKVESNWNTFFLRRSSQMLLHKHLSAESIV is encoded by the coding sequence TTGAAATATCGGTTTTTTCATCTATACCAGCAACAGCCAATCGATCCAGCTTCCTACCAATTTCAAATTCGTAAGGCTACACCTGCTGATTTGATTGATGTTGCCCAAATTATTACTGAAAGCTTTCACTCTCACAACGGTATATGGGGATGGGCTTTCCCATTGCTACGTCTGGGTATTTACGAAGACTTAAGGCATCGGATGGCATCACCTGTGCCCCGCCATGTTTGTTTAGTTGCCTTTGAAGCTACTACTGGTGATGCTCATAACTTAGTGGGAAGTGTGGAACTGGGTGTACGTTACAGTGATTCATGGGGCCGGGTTGGCGCAGGCTTTCCTTACTTATCTAATTTAGCGGTTCACCCAAAATACCGTAGAAATGGTGTGGCTTCAGAATTACTTACTAGTTGTGAAAAAGTCTCTAAGGAGTGGGGATTTCAAGATTTATATCTCCATGTTTTAGAAAGTAACCATCAAGCAAGACAGCTTTATTTCAAGCTGGGATATCGAGTGCATAAAGTCGAATCGAATTGGAATACATTTTTCTTAAGACGCTCAAGTCAGATGCTGTTGCATAAGCATCTGAGTGCTGAGTCCATTGTTTGA
- a CDS encoding sulfurtransferase, with the protein MPNSQFVVSPAWLFEHLEDPQVVIVDCRFSLADPQLGQQQYQTSHIEGSYYLDLNQDLSSPVGKHGGRHPLPNPNDIANKLAAIGVNYQKTLVVAYDDSRFAFAARLWWLLRYLGHEQVAVLDGGFAGWQKSGYSVTNIIPPPRMGSFVAQVQIEKAVDFTEVKSRQDSHEVVLVDSRESDRYRGEREPIDKIAGHIPGAVNYPWQEVTDSNGYLLPQEEQRRRWEKLETSEEILVYCGSGVTACVNLLSLELAGISKGKLYPGSWSDWISYL; encoded by the coding sequence ATGCCCAATTCCCAATTTGTTGTTTCGCCAGCTTGGCTGTTTGAACATTTAGAAGATCCGCAAGTCGTGATTGTGGATTGTCGCTTCTCTTTAGCCGATCCACAGTTAGGACAACAACAGTACCAAACAAGTCATATAGAAGGGTCATATTACCTAGACTTGAATCAGGATCTTTCCAGTCCAGTAGGTAAGCATGGCGGAAGACATCCTCTACCTAACCCCAATGATATAGCTAACAAATTGGCAGCGATTGGGGTCAATTACCAAAAAACTTTGGTTGTCGCTTATGACGATTCGCGCTTTGCTTTTGCGGCTCGTCTATGGTGGCTATTGCGCTATTTAGGACATGAGCAAGTAGCAGTACTGGATGGAGGCTTTGCTGGATGGCAAAAATCTGGCTATTCTGTTACAAATATTATTCCTCCCCCGCGAATGGGTTCTTTTGTCGCTCAAGTACAAATAGAAAAGGCAGTAGATTTTACAGAGGTGAAAAGTCGGCAAGATAGCCACGAAGTAGTATTAGTAGATTCCAGAGAAAGCGATCGCTACCGAGGTGAACGAGAGCCAATTGATAAAATTGCTGGGCATATTCCCGGTGCAGTTAACTATCCTTGGCAAGAAGTTACAGACTCTAATGGCTACCTACTCCCTCAAGAGGAACAACGCCGTCGCTGGGAAAAGCTAGAAACATCTGAAGAAATCTTAGTATATTGCGGTTCTGGCGTTACTGCTTGTGTTAATTTACTTTCTTTAGAATTAGCTGGCATTAGCAAGGGTAAACTTTATCCTGGTAGCTGGAGTGATTGGATTTCTTATTTATAG
- a CDS encoding FecR domain-containing protein, with protein MFYKSFPLLVIGLWGVIVLPLPNRVNAITPLTRAEIQNLHNLVQLIPRDRHKKRPARKSDAMIPGDGLSTGRASLADLRFNDGSLARVGEQAIFQFLPKTRSFRLSNGTALLLIPPGRGQTRIQTPSAAAAIRGSALFVRYNQQTDTTIVGALTNSGIEVSNKEASQSQVLQAGQMMVIVKGKFQGLYDFDLRNFYETSDMVRGLDLTKQNLTPTADPAIASVQAETSAALNAQSPITGEGIVDNPSFADLSTSPSTSSTNNTITDNSPVDPIADDSPLNSFEDIGQVLSNTEQLTRENNASVPVNPPVSTPINPPVSTPINPPVSTPINPPVSTPINPPVSTPINPPVSTPINPPVNTPINPPVNTPINPPVNTPINPPVNTPINPPVNTPINPPVEPPVEPPVNPPVNPPVEPPVEPPVNPPVEPPVNPPVNPPVEPPVNPPVEPPVEPPVKPPETT; from the coding sequence ATGTTTTATAAATCTTTTCCATTATTAGTGATTGGTTTATGGGGAGTTATAGTACTGCCTTTACCAAATCGGGTAAATGCTATAACTCCTTTGACACGAGCAGAGATTCAGAACCTGCACAACTTGGTACAACTGATACCCAGAGATAGACATAAAAAGCGTCCTGCACGCAAATCAGATGCAATGATTCCTGGGGATGGGTTGTCAACTGGTCGAGCTTCACTAGCAGACTTGCGTTTTAACGACGGCTCTTTGGCACGAGTTGGGGAACAAGCTATATTTCAATTTTTGCCAAAGACTCGCAGCTTTAGACTGTCAAATGGAACAGCATTGTTGCTTATTCCGCCTGGGAGGGGGCAAACACGCATACAAACACCAAGTGCAGCAGCAGCAATTCGTGGTTCAGCTTTATTTGTACGCTACAACCAACAAACAGATACCACAATTGTGGGGGCACTGACAAATAGCGGCATTGAAGTTTCTAATAAGGAAGCTTCTCAAAGTCAGGTGCTGCAAGCAGGACAGATGATGGTTATAGTTAAAGGCAAATTTCAGGGCTTATACGATTTCGATCTCAGAAATTTTTATGAAACCAGCGATATGGTTCGAGGACTTGATTTAACTAAGCAAAATCTTACTCCTACAGCCGACCCTGCGATCGCTAGCGTTCAAGCTGAAACTTCTGCGGCTTTGAACGCACAGTCACCAATAACAGGTGAGGGAATAGTTGACAACCCATCTTTTGCAGACCTAAGTACTAGTCCTTCAACTTCCTCCACCAACAACACTATCACAGACAATTCCCCAGTAGACCCCATTGCAGATGATTCTCCATTAAATTCTTTTGAGGACATAGGACAAGTCCTATCAAATACTGAGCAGCTAACTAGGGAAAATAATGCTAGTGTTCCGGTAAATCCTCCAGTAAGTACGCCGATCAATCCTCCAGTAAGTACGCCGATCAATCCTCCAGTAAGTACGCCGATCAATCCTCCAGTAAGTACGCCGATCAATCCTCCAGTAAGTACGCCGATCAATCCTCCAGTAAGTACGCCGATCAATCCTCCAGTAAATACGCCGATCAATCCTCCAGTAAATACGCCGATCAATCCTCCAGTAAATACGCCGATCAATCCTCCAGTAAATACGCCGATCAATCCTCCAGTAAATACGCCGATCAATCCTCCAGTAGAACCTCCAGTAGAACCTCCAGTAAATCCTCCAGTAAATCCTCCAGTAGAACCTCCAGTAGAACCTCCAGTAAATCCTCCAGTAGAACCTCCAGTAAATCCACCAGTAAATCCTCCAGTAGAACCTCCAGTAAATCCACCAGTAGAACCACCAGTAGAACCTCCAGTAAAACCGCCAGAAACTACCTGA
- the gor gene encoding glutathione-disulfide reductase: MTFDYDLFVIGAGSGGLAASKRAASYGAKVAIAEYDLVGGTCVIRGCVPKKLMVYASHFPALFSDAAGYGWKVGNAELDWEHFITSIDKEVRRLSQLHINFLEKAGVELISGRATLLDSHTVEVDGRKVTADKILIAVGGRPTKPDLPGMEYGITSNEIFHLKEQPKHIVILGAGYIGTEFACIMRGLGSEVTQITRGEKILKGFDEDIPTEIEEGMTNHGIRLIKNNVVKTVERVPEGFKLTLSGEDQEPVIADVFLVATGRTPNVDGLGLENAGVDVVDSSMEGPGYSTTNAIAVNEYSQTSQSNIFAVGDVTDRINLTPVAIGEGRAFADSEFGNNRREFSHETVPTAIFSTPQAATVGLTEAEARKKFGDAVTIFRTRFRAMYHSLTGKQEKTMMKLVVDSNTDKVLGAHMVGEGAAEIIQGIAIAVKMGATKKDFDATVGIHPSAAEEFVTMR; encoded by the coding sequence ATGACTTTTGATTACGACCTGTTTGTAATTGGTGCGGGTTCTGGAGGTTTGGCGGCTTCCAAACGAGCAGCTAGCTATGGGGCAAAAGTGGCGATCGCTGAATATGATTTAGTTGGTGGCACTTGTGTGATTCGTGGTTGCGTTCCCAAAAAACTCATGGTCTACGCCTCTCATTTCCCTGCACTCTTCAGTGATGCCGCAGGCTATGGCTGGAAAGTAGGTAATGCTGAATTGGACTGGGAACATTTCATTACATCTATAGATAAGGAAGTTCGGCGACTGTCGCAACTACATATAAACTTCTTAGAAAAAGCCGGAGTAGAACTAATTTCTGGTCGCGCCACATTGCTAGATTCCCACACCGTAGAAGTTGATGGACGCAAAGTGACAGCAGACAAAATTTTAATTGCTGTTGGCGGGCGTCCCACTAAGCCAGATTTACCAGGGATGGAATATGGCATTACCTCTAACGAAATTTTTCATCTAAAAGAACAACCAAAACATATCGTCATTCTTGGCGCTGGTTATATTGGCACGGAATTTGCCTGTATCATGCGTGGCTTGGGTTCTGAGGTGACGCAAATTACCAGAGGTGAAAAGATTTTGAAGGGGTTTGATGAGGACATCCCTACAGAAATTGAAGAGGGGATGACGAACCACGGAATTCGGCTGATTAAGAATAATGTAGTAAAAACAGTTGAACGCGTGCCGGAAGGCTTTAAATTGACTTTATCAGGGGAAGACCAAGAACCAGTAATTGCCGACGTATTTTTAGTAGCGACTGGTCGAACTCCCAATGTAGATGGACTAGGTTTGGAAAACGCTGGAGTTGATGTTGTCGATAGTTCTATGGAAGGGCCAGGCTACAGTACAACAAATGCGATCGCAGTCAATGAATATAGTCAAACTAGTCAATCGAATATTTTTGCCGTTGGCGATGTCACAGACCGAATCAATTTAACTCCCGTCGCCATAGGCGAAGGACGAGCCTTTGCAGACAGCGAATTCGGCAATAATCGCCGCGAATTTAGTCACGAAACTGTTCCCACAGCGATATTTTCTACCCCACAAGCTGCGACAGTCGGCTTGACAGAAGCCGAAGCACGGAAAAAATTCGGTGATGCGGTGACAATTTTTCGCACTCGCTTTCGTGCCATGTACCATAGTTTGACTGGTAAGCAAGAGAAGACAATGATGAAGTTGGTAGTTGATAGCAACACTGACAAAGTATTAGGCGCTCACATGGTAGGTGAAGGTGCAGCTGAGATCATCCAAGGTATAGCGATCGCCGTCAAAATGGGAGCAACTAAAAAAGACTTTGATGCCACTGTGGGTATCCATCCCTCAGCAGCAGAGGAATTTGTCACAATGCGATAA